One Glycine max cultivar Williams 82 chromosome 3, Glycine_max_v4.0, whole genome shotgun sequence DNA window includes the following coding sequences:
- the LOC100810735 gene encoding vacuolar protein sorting-associated protein 52 A, which translates to MADVAGATVSPSIGETNDAQKNVFDLGAFVGDLTLEDDPSSDDISLEGLEQELEECKNNDVVANILSKGTKLRDYTKGVENDLRKVELDSIQDYIKESDNLVSLHDQIHDCDSILSQMETLLSGFQAEIGSISSDIKILQEKSMDMSLRLKNRKVAESKLAKFVEDIIIPPRMVDVLVDGEVNEEYMRTLEILSKKLKFVEVDPMVKASKALKDVQPELEKLRQKAVSKVFDFIVQKLYALRKPKTNIQILQQSVLLKYKYVVSFLKEHGKEIYNEVRAAYIDTMNKVLSAHFRAYIQALEKLQLDIATYNDLIGVETRSSGLFIRAREPLKNRSAVFALGDRISILKDIDEPALIPHIAEASSNKYPYEVLFRSLQKLLMDTATSEYNFCDDFFGEESIFYEIFSGPFGVIDEHFDSILPNCYDAIGLMLMIQIIHKHQLIMSRRRIPCLDSYLDKVNISLWPRFKLVFDMHLNSLRNANVKTLWEDDVHPHYVMRRYAEFTASLIHLNAECGDGQLDLNLERLRMAVDDLLIKLAKNFPKPKSQTVFLINNYDMTITVLKEAGPEGGKIQMHFEELLKSNTTIFVEELLQEHFNNLIKFVKSKASEDPTSNPDKPITVAEVEPLVKDFASRWKAAIELMHKDVITSFSNFLCGMEILRAALTQLLLYYTRLSDCIKRIVGGSALNKDLVSISSIMYEIRKYSRTF; encoded by the exons ATGGCCGATGTTGCCGGAGCCACAGTG AGTCCCTCTATCGGTGAAACCAACGATGCGCAGAAGAATGTGTTCGATTTGGGAGCGTTTGTTGGAGACCTAACTTTGGAAGATGATCCAAGCAG CGATGATATATCATTGGAAGGACTAGAACAGGAACTAGAAGAGTGTAAGAACAATGAT GTAGTTGCAAATATACTGTCTAAAGGTACCAAACTTAGGGATTATACAAAAGGAGTTGAGAACGATTTGCGCAAAGTTGAATTGGATTCAATTCAG GATTATATTAAAGAAAGTGATAATCTAGTTTCTCTTCACGATCAAATTCATGATTGTGATAGTATCTTGTCACAGATGGAAACTCTTCTAAGTGGATTTCAG GCTGAAATTGGTTCCATTAGTTCAGACAtaaagattctccaagagaagTCTATGGATATGAGTTTGAGACTTAAGAATCGCAAG GTGGCTGAATCCAAATTGGCTAAGTTTGTGGAGGACATAATAATTCCTCCAAGGATGGTTGACGTTCTTGTTGATGGagag GTCAATGAGGAATATATGAGAACTCTTGAGATTCTCAGTAAAAAACTGAAGTTTGTAGAAGTAGATCCAATGGTTAAAGCTTCAAAAGCTCTAAAAGATGTCCAACCTGAGCTTGAAAAGCTCAGGCAGAAAGCAGTTTCAAAG GTGTTTGACTTTATTGTGCAGAAACTTTATGCACTGAGAAAGCCCAAAACAAATATCCAAATACTTCAACAAAGTGTCCTTTTAAAATACAA GTATGTTGTTTCCTTCCTCAAGGAACATGGCaaagaaatatataatgaaGTTCGTGCAGCATACATTGATACAATGAATAAG GTTCTTAGTGCTCATTTCCGCGCTTATATACAAGCATTGGAGAAACTACAACTGGATATAGCAACATATAATGATTTAATTGGTGTAGAGACTAGAAGCAGTGGCCTGTTCATAAGAGCAAGGGAACCGCTGAAGAATCGATCTGCAGTATTTGCTCTTGGGGATAGGATTAGTATATTGAAG GATATTGATGAACCTGCATTAATTCCTCATATAGCTGAAGCCAGCTCCAATAAATATCCATATGAGGTCCTGTTCAGGAGCTTGCAGAAGCTGCTGATGGATACTGCTACTTCAGA ATATAATTTCTGTGATGATTTCTTTGGAGAAGAAtctatattttatgaaattttttcag GTCCATTTGGTGTCATTGATGAGCACTTCGATTCTATACTTCCAAATTGTTATGATGCTATAGGCCTCATGCTTATGATTCAAATAATACACAAGCATCAG CTCATCATGTCTCGAAGACGGATTCCATGCTTGGATTCATATTTAGACAAG GTCAATATATCCTTGTGGCCTCGATTTAAATTGGTATTTGACATGCACCTCAACAGCTTGCGTAATGCAAATGTGAAGACATTATGGGAAGACGATGTTCATCCTCACTATGTCATGAGGCGTTATGCTGAGTTTACTGCTTCGCTTATCCATTTAAACGCTGAATGTGGAGATGGTCAG CTTGATTTGAATTTGGAACGACTTAGAATGGCTGTTGATGACTTACTTATCAAGCTTGCTAAGAACTTcccaaaaccaaaatcacaAACAGTGTTTCTTATAAACAATTATGATATGACAATTACTGTTCTGAAG GAAGCAGGTCCTGAAGGTGGGAAAATTCAAATGCACTTTGAGGAACTGCTGAAGAGCAATACAACAATCTTTGTG GAAGAACTGCTTCAagaacattttaataatttaatcaagTTCGTAAAGTCCAAAGCCT CCGAGGACCCAACATCAAATCCGGATAAGCCCATAACTGTTGCCGAAGTCGAGCCACTAGTGAAGGATTTTGCGAGTAGGTGGAAGGCTGCAATAGAGCTGATGCATAAAGACGTTATCACTTCTTTCAGCAACTTCTTGTGTGGTATGGAGATCTTAAGGGCTGCGTTGACTCAGTTGTTGCTTTATTACACAAGACTCTCGGATTGCATCAAGAGGATCGTTGGTGGTTCTGCATTGAACAAGGATCTTGTTTCCATATCTTCAATCATGTATGAAATTAGGAAATACTCGCGGACTTTCTAA
- the LOC100527314 gene encoding single-stranded DNA-bindig protein WHY2-like protein, which translates to MFTLSRVFPLTSPSRHRLLEVLSSRKVEVGDRLRQEGRDFTYSAAISTATNNYAAKGHASDRIFAPYTVYKGKAAFSLIPCLPTFTKLDSGTVVVDRRGSIMMSFMHSIGERKYDWDKRQKFALSATEVGSLITMDAQDSCDFFHDPSMLSSNAGQVRKSLSIKPHANGYFVSLTVVNNLLNTKDYFSVPVTTAEFAVMKTACTFALPHIMGWDQITNQQSRGIDGLQAKGDSKVSELEWER; encoded by the exons ATGTTCACGCTATCTCGCGTGTTCCCTCTCACTTCCCCTTCCAG GCATAGGCTCTTGGAAGTGCTGTCCTCTAGGAAAGTTGAAGTCGGAGACCGTCTGCGCCAAGAGGGGCGCGATTTTACCTATTCAGCTGCCATTTCTACTGCTACAAATAACTATGCTGCCAAAG GACACGCTTCCGATCGAATATTTGCTCCTTATACTGTTTACAAGGGCAAAGCTGCATTCTCGTTGATTCCTTGTCTTCCAACTTTCACTAAGTTGGAT TCTGGGACTGTTGTAGTTGATCGACGCGGTTCAATCATGATGTCTTTCATGCATTCTATTGGAGAGCGCAAATATGACTGGGATAAAAGACAG AAATTTGCTCTCTCGGCAACTGAAGTTGGTTCTTTGATAACCATGGACGCTCAAGATTCCTGTGATTTCTTTCATGACCCCTCAATGTTATCAAG TAATGCTGGTCAAGTAAGGAAGAGCTTATCAATTAAGCCTCATGCAAATGGCTACTTTGTGTCTTTga CTGTTGTCAACAACCTGTTAAACACCAAAGACTACTTCAGTGTTCCCGTCACAACTGCTGAGTTTGCTGTAATGAAGACAGCTTGCACT TTTGCATTGCCACACATTATGGGTTGGGACCAGATAACTAATCAGCAATCCAGAGGCATAGATGGCCTTCAAGCAAAGGGTGACTCTAAAGTTTCAGAGTTGGAATGGGAAAGATGA
- the LOC100805566 gene encoding uncharacterized protein, producing MGIVVGCSCSAPPHPSHHLLLLGFFLTLLLQTFEVEPSTFNYTRYRKVSSLRLQRIQRHLDNINKPPVLTIESPDGDLIDCVHKRKQPALDHPLLKNHKIQKAPTKMPRGMKRVEEKEIEIRSAWQMWHKNGTRCPKGTVPIRRSTVHDVLRAKSLFDFGKKQRRFRLTGRSDAPDVVSGNGHEHAIAYTGSSQEVYGAKATINVWEPSIQVVNEFSLSQIWILSGSFDGTDLNSIEAGWQVSPELYGDSRPRLFTYWTSDSYQATGCYNLLCAGFVQTNGRIAIGAAISPISSYESNQYDITILIWKDPKVGNWWMSFGDGTLVGYWPEGLFTHLATHATMVEWGGEVVNTRANGQHTSTQMGSGHFANDGFGKSSYFRNLEIVDTDNSLSSVHNILTLAENTNCYDIKSSYSNEWGTYFYYGGPGNNPLCP from the exons atgggTATTGTTGTTGGCTGTTCTTGTTCTGCTCCTCCTCATCCTAGTCatcatcttctccttcttggttTCTTCTTGACCCTTCTTCTACAAACGTTTGAGGTTGAACCCAGCACCTTCAATTACACAAGGTATAGGAAAGTCAGCAGCTTGAGACTCCAAAGGATTCAGAGACACTTGGACAACATTAACAAGCCTCCGGTCCTCACCATAGAG aGTCCAGATGGTGATCTCATAGATTGTGTCcataaaagaaaacaaccaGCTTTAGATCACCCCCTTTTAAAGAATCACAAGATTCAG AAAGCACCAACGAAGATGCCAAGGGGTATGAAGAGAGTAGAAGAGAAAGAGATAGAAATTAGGAGTGCATGGCAAATGTGGCATAAAAATGGAACGCGCTGTCCAAAGGGAACGGTTCCGATACGGCGGAGCACGGTGCATGACGTGTTGAGAGCAAAGTCTTTGTTTGACTTTGGAAAGAAGCAACGACGGTTTCGTCTTACTGGGCGCAGTGACGCCCCCGATGTAGTCAGCGGCAATGGCCATGAG CATGCGATCGCATACACTGGATCATCACAGGAGGTTTACGGTGCAAAGGCAACAATAAATGTGTGGGAACCTTCGATCCAAGTAGTCAACGAGTTCAGTCTCTCTCAAATTTGGATTCTTTCTGGCTCCTTTGATGGCACAGATCTCAACAGCATTGAAGCTGGATGGCAG GTCAGTCCGGAGCTTTATGGTGACAGCAGGCCCAGATTATTCACTTACTGGACG AGTGACTCATATCAAGCAACCGGATGCTACAACCTTCTTTGTGCGGGTTTTGTGCAAACAAATGGCAGGATAGCCATTGGAGCTGCCATTTCCCCCATCTCATCTTATGAATCCAACCAATATGACATCACCATCCTAATTTGGAAG gaccCGAAAGTAGGGAATTGGTGGATGAGTTTTGGTGATGGCACATTGGTAGGGTACTGGCCAGAAGGGTTATTCACACACTTGGCCACACACGCCACCATGGTGGAGTGGGGTGGCGAAGTGGTTAACACACGTGCCAATGGCCAACACACCTCAACCCAAATGGGCTCGGGCCACTTTGCTAATGATGGTTTTGGAAAATCAAGCTATTTTCGTAATCTTGAGATTGTAGACACCGACAATAGTCTTAGCTCGGTGCACAATATCTTAACACTTGCTGAGAACACCAATTGTTATGACATCAAGAGCTCCTATAGTAATGAATGGGGCACATACTTCTATTATGGTGGGCCAGGCAACAATCCTCTGTGCCCATAA